The stretch of DNA TCCAAGGAGCACCGGTAAAACCGATAAGCGCTTTCTCATCGCCTCTTGCATCCAGCTGCTCTCTGAGAAGTGCGATCGTCTCATAGACATAGGTCAGTTTACTTGCCGCCTCGTCACCACCGATGAGTCTATCCAGATCCTCTTGTGAAGTAAGAGGGTCAGAGAATTTTGGTCCTTCCCCTTTTACAAAGCTCAAGTCCATACCCATTTCATCAGGGATCACAAGAATATCCGAGAACAAGATAGCCGCATCCACACCTACGATATCCAGTGGCTGGATCGTCACTTCTGCTGCTTTTTTGGGATCATGACACAAGTTAAGGAAGTTTCCTGCTGCGGCACGTACTGCCATGTACTCCGGCAGATAACGCCCTGCCTGTCTCATCATCCATACCGGTGTATATGGTGTCTCTTTCCCTAGACATGCGTCTACAAAAATTTTGCTCATTACTATTTACCTACTTTCCCTAAAAAATATAATCCTACTGCCAATGCGGTAATAGAAAGTGCAAAATACATCATCTCAATAGGTGTAGCAAAGTTCGTATGCAATACCCTTTGAAAGAAGTTCACCACAAGTACCATGACGATAACTTTTGCGATCTTGTCTTTAAGCTGGTCAAGTGAATGGATCGCCAGTAATTTACTGCCATTCTTCCCGCTTGCCTCATCAATATCTGAAATGAAAAGCTCATAAAGCCCAAACGAGAAAATGAACATTACCACGGCGATCAAATAGAGATCCACCGCACCGATGATCCCTGCTACGATA from Sulfurovum xiamenensis encodes:
- a CDS encoding YqhA family protein; the encoded protein is MLEKLFEGAIWRSRFIVLLAVIFGLLGAVILFVVASMDIWSVGVYTLNTILTHAHPENFHEDIVAGIIGAVDLYLIAVVMFIFSFGLYELFISDIDEASGKNGSKLLAIHSLDQLKDKIAKVIVMVLVVNFFQRVLHTNFATPIEMMYFALSITALAVGLYFLGKVGK